Sequence from the Lasioglossum baleicum chromosome 9, iyLasBale1, whole genome shotgun sequence genome:
ggagTATCTATTATTTCCTTGATTCTCTAATTGTATATGTTCATCATGGCGGTcctgtttaacatttttaacattaaaaatcaTGAATATAGTTTCTAGGCCTTTCGGAATTTGTAGAAACGGGTAAAATAGAAAGAAGTATATATAGCAGCTGTTCTTCCGAGTTGTCATTGTTAGCCAATTAGCTGCTGTTTTTACGTGACCTGTTAAttacagaattatttatttctcgtaaaagtaaatatttgtaTGGAGTTGATAGAAATAGACTTATCTTTTATAATTGTGGGCAGAATGCGGGATTTTATAGGCACTGAGAACAGAGTTGACCGTCGACGGTACATGCATTATGCTGgagttttataatacttttatgatccaaaactatttttgtatgtattttgcttaaaaatgttacttaaatatttttaaaacattaaaaaaacattgttaaactcgtatgagtaaaccatatacataataagaaattgaaaaaataaagtttgacgtatggaaaaaaaaaccactatcgacaggattcgaaccccagagtatccgctccgtagtcggacgccttaaccgcggtgccaaccggcgatgttgtaagcgttgcgaacattctggtatatatcgcacagaatacaattttttctttctctcaaatcacattttttaggtaaaataattgcttgtttcagtgtaataacgctaaaaattacttaatatacgcacacggtaaagccaacaagtgtaactttcctcctcacagcaaaaacgtcgaaaaaattcggtttttattgtttttgacaatgatgcagccgaacaaaaaatctaaaaaaaattgataacattgcctgttatagtactttatcagggaaccaaacagcaaaatagcatgttttcatatttttgagaaaaaaatatttttccgatttttttgaggtttttcattttttacgaccacagtttgaaacaaaaaaatctgaaaaaattctcaaaaatgcgccttgggatccagaatgtgtcacatttttttcagaattttagaacgcattttagaccggaaaatgcgccgaaaaccgcaaaatctatttttccctgtaactaccctcacgggcaagctagagggctgaaattttactcagaggggtttttcttggcaagctttcgaatggttcaatagccgttgaaaaagctctaagggcagttttgaccatcttaatcggctaggccctttacacggagcaagtgtatgatggcgtagtgtcggcgtcggtctgccgtttcagccattttgaaattatcttaagactgcttaaaacttatcttgtgacgtcacaccgtcctttatcttttccgagctgtactctcggttttcctatacacatactatacctatgccgggtctataggtataTATCTTAGACCATATAAACTTATAGACacggcataggtatagtatgtgtataggaaagCCGAGAGTTGAGCGTCCGAAAGATCGTGGTAGCCcgtgacgtcacaagataagtcttaagataatttcaaaatggctgatGCGGCAGACCGACGCTAACCGACGCCGACGCTACCCATTACACGACTGACCGCCATAACCTGAGCAAGTTGGAgcaagttcttttactctgggtGAATTTTGTAGCAATTCAAAATGGGGATAATGTGCTGATTTAAAATTGCAGTgaaaaatagttaatatataatactattattaattCATACTTCATTGTAATGCCTCAATAAAacatatagaataaacatttgtatctcaaatatactttatataatgattatttcatgataaaatgccaaattctttgaaattatcctgtccattctttCCGGGTATACCCCCCTCACCCTCATAAGCCAAGCTGGTAGGCGCTGTCGATGAGCATAGCTTGTACATCTTTCGAAACTGTGACGTCACGAGCTACCATCATCTGAATGATCTTCCGGCAGTCAAAAGTATCTGCACCGTGTCTataagtatatatggtctaaggttcCAAAACATAGAGACCAATAGAGATGGCGCACAGTTCGTTTGCACTGTTTTGCACTCAGCGTTATTGCTATTATTGCGCACACGGCTGTTTGGGCATGTTTGGGTTTGACCATTTTGTGGACACTGTACACAACACACTGTACCAGACTGCGTACCAGACACCTGCCAGACACTTTTTTCtttacaaaattgtaaaacTCCAGAAAATTGTTTAGGGTCATTCATGTTGGGTTTGTCATATGGTTGGCAAAAATTTTATCACTATTTCTGGGTTTCTGCTGCCAGTGCCAGTTTCTGCCAAAGAAAAAGAGCTTATTCCAGCTTATTCGGCACACAGCAGTCAAAATTCTGAACAATAAACTTTCTTTGTGCTTTCCTGTCAGTTACAATCATTGAAAATATAGAGAATCAGTGATCGGAGAAAGATGCAGGAAGAACTGAAGCTGATGAAAGAGCAAGTGACTCCGATATTTAATCGTATAATTTGTTATATGTTtctatatttgtatatatatatatttgtaaattatttttagtaaaatgCACAGAAAAATTAGGTATCTGGAAATTACTGTGTAGAAACGTGAAAGTTTTTCTGTTCATAAACCAATGGATTCTATTAGTAATATATATAATAGTTATTCGATTAACGTAAAGAAATGAAATAACGTCTATGTAGCGGTAATGGAATATTTGATTATATTTAACAAGGGTTTCGTTTACTATGCAGGTgcaagaaaaaaatgaaaatgaaacgcaGCAGATCTTTGTCCCCCGAACCGTCGAGCAGCGAGGATAACACCAAACGTATCAGACTAGAAGAGGATACATACAAAGGAGACGAGGCAATATTATATCCGCATATGTTGGATTTCTCGGATGATGTTTTACtaaacatatttcaatatttggcCCCTCAAGATCTTATGGCGATAAGCTTGTGAGTTTGCGGAAAGAGTAGTAGGTTCTGGGTtaggtagtagtagtagtagtagtagtaggttCTCGCTGGTCGCATTCCCGTCGAATGCCTGTTCTATACTCTAGGAGGGAGCGTAGCTTAATGGAAATGGGGTAATTCGACCAAGGTGTCGCGGCGAGTCGTGTCACCAAACTGTGTCTTATGTGTATAATATTGTTATACGTACGTGTCAATCGTGTGGCTTGGATAGAATAGCGTGGGGGAGTCGTAGGCAGAAAATCTAATATGGGATCGATGGACCAACCATCCAGTTCTGTTGCCTAATGCGAAAAGCGAGTACCTATCGTAAACACTGATAACTTTTTCACGATTAgcttaataaaatgaaaatctaTGCATTTATTATCGTAATTAATATTTGTGACTAGATGTTGTCAACGATTCGGACAAGTAGCGCAAGATAAAACGTTGTGGAGAAGAGTAGATTTTCGTTCGTTGCCTATAAAATTGAAGGATTTCATGAAGGAGTACATAAAATTCCTTCAACCTGTAACGACAACCCTTGCGATTCGTCGCAGTTTGGGTAACGGAGAAATAGGACGTCTCAGTCTTCGTTTCTTCAGTACTATTAAAACCGTGTGTACTCAACTCAAGGAATTAATCATCGAGGACTATATTATTCACGGAGATACGGTGAGTCGGATCGCGCGTAATCGATGAATATCGTCTTGTCGCGACGAACGAAGAAATGAAACGAGTAATTTTTGTGCGCGCGTGTGTGCGTGTTTACAGATTGGGATTACAGATTTTCCACATACTCTCGAGAAGCTCTCGTTGAAGGGCTGCGAAATGGGTTATTTGCGCAGGAATAAGTCATATTTCTTTCACATGAACTTCCATATGCCTAATTTAACGGTAAGAAACGTTTTACTTAACGATATTCGTGTACTTGTACCAATTGAAAATTGAGATGTACTCGCGCTTAAAAATTATTCGGTAGGCTTACCTTGATGAATAACATTTTCCATACCCGCGATAAGCGATAATATTACCAAAAATATCGattatattttttatgattttatattttctaaatcttttgcttgtatatatatatattttttcttttctcgttaAACGGTACCGCGTACCGTTGTTAATTCcgtgtattttttcacagtgtTTGATTTTGAGCAACTGTCAATGGTTTACTCCGCATTCGCTGTTGGTTATCAGTAAAATGCCAAACTTGAAAGAATTGCGATTAAATTCTTGTCATCGTTTGGGCGAATGCGTTGCTTATACCAGTTTGGCAACACGATttggatttaaaaaattggaggtgCGCTCTTTACTTTTCTCAATTTGTAACAGGTTTCCAATAATGTATCGTGACAATGGAATAATCGTATTTTCATATGTTAGATTCTGGATTTACGAGATACAGCGCTCGGCGACAGCGAAGTTTGTTGCTTCAGTTCCACCAGTACCTTGACTCATCTCTATCTGGAATGCCCTTCCAGTTTAAGACATACGGAATTAAAAGATCAAGAGTCACCGCGACCTTTGGACAGAGAAGCTTTATCGAATGTACCACCGGCATACGAAGATGCGCACGTTGCACAGTTCTGGGTCGAAGATGGATtccgatgggaaaataattcgTTCGGACATTGCGTGATAACGGACAGAGCGATTTGCGTCCTTGGAAGCGATATGTTTGATCGCAAGATGGTCAAGGACTTGGCGGAAGGAGTAATAGTCGTGGAAGACGGTGAACGAGTATTTAATAATCCACATTTGAAAACATTGGTCGTTAGAAATTATCGGGACGTTACGAATTCGAGTCTCGTGCATTTGGCGTTTAATACATCCAGCCTCGAGTATTTGGATGTTACCGGTACTTCCGTTACCAGGCAAGGCGTCGAAGCTTTCAAGTCTGAGAAAGCAAACGTTAAATTATTGTCCTCGTTCGATGAAACATAGTTATAACGGACTGCATGAATCGTGAATTTAACATGATTTCAGTGTACGTCTCGCGTGTGTGTGAATATCGACGAACGACATTTGATAAAACGCAAAGCCACGCCGAAGGTTTCGATAACGCGATACCGCTACCgttgaataaatttatttttcacaagGGTTAGTAAACGGAAGAATTAGAAGTAAATAGCTTTTTACTTTGACAAACTAATAAATGTAAAGGAAAAACGCGCGGATCACGGAAGAATATTTGAAATCGATATACTTGGGTTTACAATCTTCGCGTAAACTGTGTTCAgtgtatatttattttgcaaGTGCTCCAGTTACATTGGTAATGCAAATACGTATTTGTGTGCAATTTAATAAGATGTTAAATTTTACTTAGATACAGACATATTAGTGCTATGGCACGATACATACTAGAATCTCTTTATACCAGCGATAATGAACGTTCTCGTCGTGTCGGACCGAGAACGAAATGTAATTCGAGTGGTATTTGACGAGGCAGGGGTTAGCGATAAATAATATTGATAATAATCGAATACAATACGTTtttatttttcgatttcaacTCAAAAgccttattttttatgtatttaaaaACGTAGTTCATAAAGTAAGGATATGAAATTAAAAgatcatgtatatgtatatgatgaTAACGATATTGCTCGAGACAGTTGTTAATTCGGTAGTTTTCAGATATTAATGTAAGCTCGTATATGAATTCTGTGAAAACATTGCTCGTAGgaagcatatatgtatatatacatatatatatatatttttttcctcacttactatgtatatgtacagaATTCAACTCGCACCAACATGAAAATGACCTATCTtatcgaaatattattttattaattttgacTATGAAAAATCATTCCGATACATTTCCATATTATTAACGAAACTAATGCACTATATGATAAAATGCGTCAACTTCATTGAACATATTAGcgtatgtatttttatttacaaaaaaaggaaaaaaagaaaaaaatgacaTGTACACTTTCAGTTGTCAAGTatagattttttatattgtatattgtatctGATACGAGTAGCTTGGGTTATTTTCTAGATGTGCGACTATATATGAAAAAAGATGGtaatgtatttaaaatatttgtgtCGCGTAGAAATCAGCACAGCGGTCAAGCACATTCGAAGAGTAAGAGCTGCATTAATTTTTCTAGATTGATTAAGAAGAAGAATTATTAAATGCTGTAGACGATGTCACTTTgaattgaatttcttttttcaagGGATACATTACTATGTCAAATAATGATTGCAAAACGTTTCGAGCTCATGAAAACTCGCGTGGAAAAATGTCTACAGGTTTAGATGCGAACACCGAAAATGCAGTAGAATCTTGTACCTTGAGTAATGGTATACGTCTTGTATGTGAAAGTAGATACTGTTATACCACAACCCTGGGTTGTTTTTTCCCAGCGGGTGCAATGCACGAATTGCCTGAAGAGCGTGGCAGTGCACTATTCTTAGAGCATTTACTTTTCAGGGTAAGAGAGCGAATATATATGCTAATTTCTGTCGcaatatatgtacaataaacATTTCATACTAGTATACACCACtgccagttttttttttaatatttgaatttataaacaatttaacaTCGTAGAGAACGACACGTAGAAACGAAGAAGAAATGATAAAAGTGGTAGAAGAAATTGGTGCAAAGATTACTACTGTTGCTACGAGAGATATGTTTCTTTTTTATGGAACAGTACCTTCGAAGGAAATAGTTAAACTCATCGATATATTTGCAGATGTGATTATGAATAATCTGATATGTAGGTTGAGCAATGTGATATTTTATAACGAAATCTCTCCGTGTGGTGTGCGAGTACCCAAAAATGGGTTCCCGGGCCGAGAATTTTATTCGGGATTCCTGATCTATACATATacgcatatatgtatacatatgaatGATGAATGTTGTTAACACCTTAGGTCAGGGCTCGGAATTATTGACTTGCGGCCTCGcgaccttagaccatatatacctatagacccggcgcagataatttggccctcggaaaagatgaagacggtgtgacgtcacgttctcgaaagatgtatAAGCTATGCTCATCGACAGTGCCTACGCTTGGCTTATGTGGGGGGTGAGGGGGATCACCGGGTGCGCCATGTACATGCACATACCCAGTACGCAggaagaatggacaggataatttcaaagaatttgacattgtatcatgaaattatctattataaactgtatttgagatacagacgtttattctgtatgttttattaagatataaagtaataatagtattatatatattaactattttaggaatcgcgcgatatttgattctgaagacatattatgcaggttacaaaatggtttttttacatataaattgatcacatttacaacattttaaggtagtactgctagttttacacaatttacatttacctcgcttgtgattagttattgcattgctagactacggatctttatgcatttacaaaaaaattgagtagatgaaattcaaattcgttgaaaaattgaaaatgtcaatacatgatttctgctctattacaatcattcagggaagaaataacattcaatttaatttctatttcttgccatcGATGTATTGCTACCAGCTTGCTACACAAAATTTACACGGAGCAAGTGTATGATGGCGTAGTGTCGGCGTCGGTCTGCCgtttcagccattttgaaattatcttaagactgcttaaaacttatcttgtgacgtcacaccgtcctttatcttttccgagctgtactctcggttttcctatacacatactatacctatgccgggtctattggtatatatatggtctaagctcGCGACCACGCGACCTCGCGACGACCGATTTTCGAAGACTAAATACTGTACTAAACCATatccccaccatagcctactattgcccctccgttgttttccaacgcgcccgcgcgctacactcaccaactcaCCAGCAtacctctacggatacagtagagtgatacgctggtgagtgtagcgcgcgggcgcgttggaaaacaacgtaggggcaatagtaggctatggtgggggtatggtttagtaccacagtaccacagccttggcatcagtgccTCTCGgcagtgtgtccagacaggggtaatcgaaaaggaatcggggggaatacaagtaccccctctctgatgaccagagtaagtaatatgtgacacgttgcgagacgagaatagagtgaggcagagtgagaCGAATGGAAGACaggttgcgcgtgcgcgatagagactgaacggtggaataggatagtggaaggggataaggtggagagcctggagggggaaaagATGTTGGTTTCAACATGAATCTGGCCACCCTGACGGGGGGTAAGGAGGAGAGTTCAcgagctccgtttggagctcattcCGGCATCACTGCATACGACATTGAAATACGTCGGCACGATTAGCGCCTGAACTGGCTGAACTGGCTCGAGAACTATGTACTTGCTTACACGGCCAATGTAGTCTTCGCAAAATCGGCAGTTGCGAGTCGATAATTCCGAGCCCTGCTGTGTAGGTGATCAAGATATCGCGAGAGAAAAATGTGTAATCTTGCATGACCTTTCTAAAATGGAATCTGACAAAGAACGAGTTGTAATGGATTATTTACCAACCATTGCATATCAGGATACCGATCTTGCAAATAGTATATATCCTGAAACTGATGTGATAAAGTAAGTATGCTGTTATATTAATGACtaacacaaacacacacacacacacacaggggAATGTAAGAAATCACAATCATGTTTGCGTCTATATTTGATAATTGAAAATCTTTAGAAACTTTTGTAAAGCAAGATTAGCCGAATTTCAAGATCGTTTATTCAAACCTTGTTCCCTGACAATTGTATGTACCGGACCCATTTGTCTAGCAGAATTAGAAAAAATTGTTTGCGAGTACTTTACGCGTAACGGTGGATCTTACAGCAGCTCGGCGCAGTCGTCTCGTGGACAAAGAGAATATCGATTTTCAggtttaaacgaaaaaataaaagtaaaaaatgaCTATAGTTGTATAAATAGTGTATTTAAATGTGAAATATCGTAGGTGCCGAGTTACGGTATAGAGACGACGATCACGAATTAGGGTACGTGGCGATAGGCGTGGAAGGACCGAGTTCCAAAGAATCCACGGATTATTATGCGCTCAACGTAGCTAAAGAGATTGTTGGTTGCTGGGACAGGACATCGAGTGAGTGAATTTTTTTTGTCAATCAAAATCGTTCAATGTTCGTATACATTTGCATTTACATACTAGGTGGAGGAGCGCAACACAATGCACCGTATCTCGCACACTGTGCATTCAACACAGTTTTGTGTCGTATGTACAAATCATTTTTTCAGAATTGGGCACAGTCTACGAGCATATGGGGATGTTACTTCGTCTGCGACAAATTAAGTCTCACGGTATAATAATACAGTAAACTATGAACATTCACGGAGGATTTGTCTTCCCGATAaagattttttttctctctaaacagtagaaaaaaaataaaatttgttctccacgtatacagataatgacTAGTTTCTTGCAAAAAGAATGGATGAGATTGTGTACAACGATAACTGGGAAAGAAACATCGCGGGCTGTGAATCGATGTAAAACGAGAGAATTGTTGTTATTAAATGATCCGATACATCATTTGATAGATATCGTTCAGAATTATTCGAGGTATGGGTCTTACATACCAATTCACGAAAGAATGAAAGAATAtgaggtaaaaaaaaaaatatacctgacaaattattatactatatttttgctttaatgtatttaaattttatcgtaattgtagaaaataacaGCAGATATAATCAGAGAAGCTTCCGTCAAGTATATTTACAATCAAAGTCCTGCTGTTATCGCTTATGGTCGAATCGAAAACTTCCCGGACTattgtaatataaaaaattcaa
This genomic interval carries:
- the LOC143211813 gene encoding uncharacterized protein LOC143211813 isoform X4; its protein translation is MQEELKLMKECKKKMKMKRSRSLSPEPSSSEDNTKRIRLEEDTYKGDEAILYPHMLDFSDDVLLNIFQYLAPQDLMAISLCCQRFGQVAQDKTLWRRVDFRSLPIKLKDFMKEYIKFLQPVTTTLAIRRSLGNGEIGRLSLRFFSTIKTVCTQLKELIIEDYIIHGDTIGITDFPHTLEKLSLKGCEMGYLRRNKSYFFHMNFHMPNLTILDLRDTALGDSEVCCFSSTSTLTHLYLECPSSLRHTELKDQESPRPLDREALSNVPPAYEDAHVAQFWVEDGFRWENNSFGHCVITDRAICVLGSDMFDRKMVKDLAEGVIVVEDGERVFNNPHLKTLVVRNYRDVTNSSLVHLAFNTSSLEYLDVTGTSVTRQGVEAFKSEKANVKLLSSFDET
- the LOC143211813 gene encoding uncharacterized protein LOC143211813 isoform X3; translation: MQEELKLMKECKKKMKMKRSRSLSPEPSSSEDNTKRIRLEEDTYKGDEAILYPHMLDFSDDVLLNIFQYLAPQDLMAISLCCQRFGQVAQDKTLWRRVDFRSLPIKLKDFMKEYIKFLQPVTTTLAIRRSLGNGEIGRLSLRFFSTIKTVCTQLKELIIEDYIIHGDTCLILSNCQWFTPHSLLVISKMPNLKELRLNSCHRLGECVAYTSLATRFGFKKLEILDLRDTALGDSEVCCFSSTSTLTHLYLECPSSLRHTELKDQESPRPLDREALSNVPPAYEDAHVAQFWVEDGFRWENNSFGHCVITDRAICVLGSDMFDRKMVKDLAEGVIVVEDGERVFNNPHLKTLVVRNYRDVTNSSLVHLAFNTSSLEYLDVTGTSVTRQGVEAFKSEKANVKLLSSFDET
- the LOC143211813 gene encoding uncharacterized protein LOC143211813 isoform X2 gives rise to the protein MKMKRSRSLSPEPSSSEDNTKRIRLEEDTYKGDEAILYPHMLDFSDDVLLNIFQYLAPQDLMAISLCCQRFGQVAQDKTLWRRVDFRSLPIKLKDFMKEYIKFLQPVTTTLAIRRSLGNGEIGRLSLRFFSTIKTVCTQLKELIIEDYIIHGDTIGITDFPHTLEKLSLKGCEMGYLRRNKSYFFHMNFHMPNLTCLILSNCQWFTPHSLLVISKMPNLKELRLNSCHRLGECVAYTSLATRFGFKKLEILDLRDTALGDSEVCCFSSTSTLTHLYLECPSSLRHTELKDQESPRPLDREALSNVPPAYEDAHVAQFWVEDGFRWENNSFGHCVITDRAICVLGSDMFDRKMVKDLAEGVIVVEDGERVFNNPHLKTLVVRNYRDVTNSSLVHLAFNTSSLEYLDVTGTSVTRQGVEAFKSEKANVKLLSSFDET
- the LOC143211813 gene encoding uncharacterized protein LOC143211813 isoform X1 gives rise to the protein MQEELKLMKECKKKMKMKRSRSLSPEPSSSEDNTKRIRLEEDTYKGDEAILYPHMLDFSDDVLLNIFQYLAPQDLMAISLCCQRFGQVAQDKTLWRRVDFRSLPIKLKDFMKEYIKFLQPVTTTLAIRRSLGNGEIGRLSLRFFSTIKTVCTQLKELIIEDYIIHGDTIGITDFPHTLEKLSLKGCEMGYLRRNKSYFFHMNFHMPNLTCLILSNCQWFTPHSLLVISKMPNLKELRLNSCHRLGECVAYTSLATRFGFKKLEILDLRDTALGDSEVCCFSSTSTLTHLYLECPSSLRHTELKDQESPRPLDREALSNVPPAYEDAHVAQFWVEDGFRWENNSFGHCVITDRAICVLGSDMFDRKMVKDLAEGVIVVEDGERVFNNPHLKTLVVRNYRDVTNSSLVHLAFNTSSLEYLDVTGTSVTRQGVEAFKSEKANVKLLSSFDET
- the LOC143211814 gene encoding mitochondrial-processing peptidase subunit beta, producing MSNNDCKTFRAHENSRGKMSTGLDANTENAVESCTLSNGIRLVCESRYCYTTTLGCFFPAGAMHELPEERGSALFLEHLLFRRTTRRNEEEMIKVVEEIGAKITTVATRDMFLFYGTVPSKEIVKLIDIFADVIMNNLICDQDIAREKCVILHDLSKMESDKERVVMDYLPTIAYQDTDLANSIYPETDVIKNFCKARLAEFQDRLFKPCSLTIVCTGPICLAELEKIVCEYFTRNGGSYSSSAQSSRGQREYRFSGAELRYRDDDHELGYVAIGVEGPSSKESTDYYALNVAKEIVGCWDRTSSGGAQHNAPYLAHCAFNTVLCRMYKSFFQNWAQSTSIWGCYFVCDKLSLTIMTSFLQKEWMRLCTTITGKETSRAVNRCKTRELLLLNDPIHHLIDIVQNYSRYGSYIPIHERMKEYEKITADIIREASVKYIYNQSPAVIAYGRIENFPDYCNIKNSMYLLRY